attgatctaaattagttaaaaagtatATTGATCGTTTTATCGATTATATTTCTCTTCCTGGCAAAGCGTATGAAACAAAATGATGCGtcaaaaacaagataaaatggTAATACTAATTCGGAACATAATATTACACCAAAAACaggatgtaaaaaattacacacCGTGTAATATTGTTTGATATGAGATGAGCCACCATCTCCTACACACCAGAGAGCCTTCACACGGTTTTCACAAGTAGCTTGTGCAGTGAATCAGTTTTGTGCATGTAGCggaattctattaaaattatttatcattcctGAAAGAAATTCATCtgactttataatttatatataagtaaatgatgGATAATATGTAGTGATTAAGAAGAAAGTAAGACAATCCAATCATATTCATCAGTTAAACAGATTTTAAGACATATATTAACTACCACTATGTCGTTTTTACTAGATATTCTCTTATGTGGATATGGGGTTAACTGATTTAACTGCTGACAGGTTTGATCGGACTACCATTCCGAAAACGtatggaggctttcagttattaGGAGGCGATGGATGAATCCCGTTATTTCACCATTATATCAAAAACAGGTAACGGGTTAACAGGGTgggtagccaaattattcagcaaaaaataagcaccttttaagcacttttcaagcactcaaaaaatatttttaagcactttaaagaaatataattaggcagggtaagaaagtttttgacaataaacggtttatcttattttaaccgtcatgtcaaaaaaaaaaaaacttttggtatggtttttgacatttgtcaaaaatcatgacgctttgaataatttaaaacgaatggcgttttcatacgctactgactgacaatacgccgaaatacaTAGATTGGGGTTAAATTacttgtgaaaacgttgaatagaacaatgtgaactgtgtctttttgcataattcgaagcgaaaatcaacatagtaaaggaaaactctcattttgaaaaaggaaaaattaggcgctttttaaaatcacccaatgaaaaaagcacctttaagggcttttaaaaaacgaaaatcgaaaataagcacctttaagcagtttttaaaaacactacgtGCCCTGGTTAAGAGTCGTTAAAATATACTACTAGTTACTagcttaattaaaaacaatttttcatttttataatataacgaGAGTTACAAATAAAAGGTGCTAATGATAGCTGCCTTGAGTCAGAATGAAATTTAGTgaattaatttctcttttaataagACCCGATTGAGGGTTAAAttacaattcatttaattgttatttaccatattcaaaacagtcaaataaccataattaagatggtaatcaaactattaactataagaaaattgtttattaactgctttaatttaattcggttaaacaaccagaatattATTGCTTCAACGAagtccacctaatgaagccacttcgTTCCTTTCAACTGGGTGCAaattatagccgagagggtAATCTGTCGGTGCAAATTGTAGCCGATAGGGTAATCTGTCGTTGCAAATTGTAGCCGAGAGGGTAATCTGTCGGTGCAAATTATAGCCGATAGGGTAATCTGTCGGTGCAAATTGTAGCCGAGAGGGTAATCTGTCGGTGCAaattatagccgagagggtAATCTGTCGGTGCAaattatagccgagagggtAATTTGTCGGTGCAAATTGTAGCCGAGAGGGTAATCTGTCGGTGCAaattatagccgagagggtAATCTGTCGGTGCAAATTATAGCCCAGAGGGTAATCTGTCAGTCTCCGGACCGACCGAACTGGAGTTCGAGGAGGAGCGCTGACGCATCAAtttttcctccattcccttcaataCATGTTACCAGTGTCCTACATTCCCCAATGTCCATTACTTAACTCAGAGGTTAGCTCCTATgtccttttaaatttatgaaacataattgttttttctttcaatataatCTTAACCCGACTAACCCACATTAGATTTTAGCATGCTAAcatgattgtttattttaaattaagctatGGTAATAAATCGgctataacaaaaattgaataccactttttttccttcctatCTTGATTATAAACCCTATAAAAATGTCACTTGCCTGGTTCTTCCATTAAGCTCTTCAATTATAAAACGAGAATAAAAATGAGAAGGGATGTTTTATCAATattacagtagagtcccgattatccgagcCCCGGTTATCCGAGTTTCCGCTTTCACCGAGCTATCAAAtgtttcaaggatttttttgttctagtttatttttaaaaaaaccgctgaaaaataaatctgaattttatcttccaaacactcagaaaaacaaaatccaaCAACTTGGTCTGATGAAATTATCgttaatatcgtcaataatgataatgaatctAGCGAAGATGATGAANattattaattaattttctaccaCTGAAAATCCAACATTTCTGGATCGTTTTTGGTAATTCAGGAtcctttcatataatttttttagccaATAAGAATGCACCGACTATCATTTAAGAGACGGTTtaagaaagttatatttttatgtaataaagagacattataataaattacatagaTATAGAGTACATATAGATTAGATATAGATTACAGTTGGTACTAATGAGTAGTATTTCCTTTTTCCACTTGTCAGTTTCAACTACTAGATTACAAGGactttatattcaattaaatacaagactcattgaatttattatgtttacaCGGTGTTCGTTCAGCATTCCTTCCATTGATATCGAATATTATCCAAAGCGATTATTCCTTCTCCGTTAGATTTTCTTGTTTTGGCGTCCAGtgtaaactgttaaaaaaaataaattattaaacgaaacaaaactgatacgaaacaaaaacaagaaaGTTTTATTCGGGAAGGAAACAGAATTGTAAAGATATGAATTTAGTTGCTAGGACTTTGTGCGAAAAAAACTGTTCatgtataaattacttttaatgtacAAAGTGCACAATAAAAAACTGACCACTCTGAACAACttatgatctaatgatcgaactTTCACGTTTTAGGACACTAATTCTTAAAGATTCAAGGGGACGACCTCAAATAAATGGAATAGATAGATGACCTCAAGGGgatgctaattaattactgcagacgatattttaaattacgaaatcagacgcaaccTACttcttctgaataaatatacctatTTTTCGTCAGATTGAGAgatctgatccccaaaatattgggggctaaaatatatataactcttagctttctaaaaataatttacttttgtttgtttctAGTTATTAACaaagttatagcagtttttgtgcAAGGTGATAACATTGGATACACGAatgattttaagtctttaaatgcgTTTTGCTCAAAATCAGGGTTTCTCACGTTTTACACCACCTCAAacatgtagtttttaaaataattatccacaattttaaatgagtgtttatgattaaagcacacatgttttgaaatacggactaagagaaaaaagtagaatttcattttttatgcatattttttcgcTAAGATAAGTgaggaaatgtttaaaaatttgcttttttaactacattgatcCCTAACTCAATAGTATATGCacttttaagataatagttcaaaactTAGTTGATAGCCTTATAAATGAAATCCTTAAAGGGTTTTTTGTTTCGggcaatagaaattttttacagtgtttagcgaatgcaaaaaaaaaaagtcttattttaacctaaaaatagccatataaaaagaaaataataataatggttattgttttaccagttttataagtttttacacaaaaatgaaacaaactaatgttttagaattttatattaatatttaaaaaaaaaaggctgtcGAAACTGGTCGGATATCTTAAGCGATTGCAATTTTGTTTCGGATAACAATAAATTCGCCTAAACAACGTTTCCATAAACcttcaaaaatgtgtttcaaCATCTATGTAATGAttgtaaatatctattaaatatgAACCTGAAATATCTGtttgaaacaaagaaataaaaataaattaatcaaagttTCTTTGTATATGAACAAACATCATACGAATTAATGAATGTTATATTGCGTAATAACTTCAACGGTTTCAATATTTGTTGTCTGAGTTTTATGGATAGTATTATGTGTATTATGTGCTCAAGATGACATTACGAACAGTCTAGcgcttttattttctactttatatTTGATTGCTGAATTGAGTGTTAAAAAATAGTCTTGGAAAAAGTCGATGAAATAATTACCATTCGACGCCAGAAAAATGCAGAaagaattagattaaaaatttaaaataagtaaacgGGAATTGTTTCTGAATATAAGgattaaattttgttgaattttaaaaaaagaaatattcaatttatatttctagaattaatcatatattatttttaaagtacaataGAATACTATGAATTCGAATTGTTTGTAATACTATGTATTCTCCTAggataaaaaaatctaaaacgtggcagtaaatttaagaaaaggttATACTgtcataatgtttaaaaatgtaacagtttgTGCAAACTTTGCTTCGCTAGTTTTTACACTTCTTTCAGAaccattgaaattaaaattttgttaatttaaatttgagaaattaatattttatgaattaagcATATGGcgtatttaaattgaatttgaaaaataaaaaaaataatttttcttttacaatgcAGACTAGTTATACCAaggaattaaatgaaatagaaatcataaaaatattcataaatcatAAGTACATTGGAACAGTTATTGTCAGTTTTcacaataaaaactaataaattaaaagaaaaaataactaacacctttaatttaaatttaatacttcgtaatatttaaatattaccttACTGTGTTTGATATATtacaatatcaataaaattatctatgCGGTATTATTTGCGTCGATACTTATGAGATGTCGgctttcattattattacattcATAAAAGTACCTGATCTTACGTAATTCCGGcatggggatttcaaatctgaaaaatcaaatttgatcATTCAAATCTTATCTTGCCCAGAATGCtatagatttgtttttaaaaatgatatttttagttttgcttattttttctttataaggaACTCACAGGTTTACAAACATACTCATATACTTGTCTACTCCCTTGAAAATTTAAGACAAGAAATAAGTGACTTATAACTGGTCGcatcataaactgaaatatattatcgTTTTCTTCCTACCACGCCCTATGCATCAGAGGAGTGAAGACCCATACTAGTCACtagaaggaatttaaaaaaaatcctgacaataaatgtattattaaattgcataaaagctGAAAAACTGCAcaatttttgagaagaaaaacatttttatttatttaagatttaacattattataatttttttcatttttattgaatttttagacGTCAACTTAAATtggggaataaattttttgtcgcATTTGTACGAGCATTTGATATTACCTGATTAGGGAGTGGGGAtttcaaataagtaattattagtTCTGTTCTGAAagctactgattttttttctttttcaaaatgatattttcagttttttttctgaatgtatacaagtttgtaaagaaaatataggttttattcaagtgaatttaaaatttttttatttaagaatatgttATTGAAGAGCACAAAAAACTGTAGGTTGTAGAAAGAAACCGATTACAGGTTTGAAATCCGCGATGCGAAAATATCCAAGATCAGttcaaaaatctcatgcaacagaaaattaaaaaaaaaaattgtttccttgagtaatcaattacttattACAATATACAATTGACGAATTTTTGTCATTTGGTGATTAGTTGGTTAATGTCAAATTTTCCTTATGCGGACGGATAAGGgataagttttgaaaacatCAGTTGAATTGTTtctaagaattgtttaaatgagtttttaaatggacatttataatgaaacaaaCATATTACTTATGAAAGCATTTAGAAattcactatatttttttcaatatcacgCACACTAACTAATTTATCCTACAGGCGTTAAAATAATAtgctaaaaagaatattttaaaaattatattagacttgaaagtaaatttgtaatgtaaaataaattgtttcagtactgcaatataaaaaatacaaaaataaaaaagtcaaaatcttttaataatattttagtcacAAGTGATAGAAGtagaaaaattcagtttttttttacccaacCTTCCCTCCTCGCCCATTTATCTATAATCTATAACAGCGGCTCTCAAATGGTGTATcgtggaaccctagggttccgtgaAAGAGTTAAAGAGGTTCCGCGACTTTTTATAATCAGTTTCGGTTTTTGAAACTTCCGATTATATTTAGATCCTTATAATTCcgaattaatttaatctttcggttgcctttatgaaattatttcaagtaaaatgtcaatgaaatagaaatggcattttttaaaagaaaatgtaatatttttattaacaaatcgaacaaaaattatcgaacaaattatgaaaaaaacaaagcatttataaaacaaatgcatCCGTATTTTCTATTgagtttttcaaattgaaataaatagctaaattctcatataaagaaatatgcttCCCTAATAGCCATTTCCAAACGTTTAAATCGGTtctattaagttttcatttcgaaGATAACaccataattattcattttcagcttatgtgtattctacaaaaaaatttataactgaagCACAAGGTTTGTTAATTTAGCTGTCGGACAtgaaaacctaatttaagattattaattaacCTTCTCTCTTTCAATAGTCAATTATTTTACACGAGCGCAAGTGAGGAAATTAACAAACAGATTCACGTGCCGTTCTCGTTGTTGGCGACTTGGTGATTAAAAAGAGTGTTACAAATAATTGATCGCGAAAATATCCTGAACTACTGGCAAAGAAACAAAATCCTTTTGAGAAATCCTTACGTAACACGTGACTATCACGTGTTTTACTAGTTACACAGCGTTACAATTCAAACAGCTTTTCTTCCTGTCTCGGTatctttcttctcttttttttatttcagtttcagaCAATAACGTACTTTATATTTACTTTCCCTTCCCGCGATCGCTTTTAATTCTGTgatttatcttcaaaaagttcagatatttaaaattcgattttctcagaaactattcaatcgattttgctcaaattttgtattttgccatgagaaattatgttttttaaaatgatgcgaaaaatatataccttacaatttaaaaatttttcaatcattattaaataaaaaaataatagttatttaataaaggtaatattttgcatggatttatctttggaaaaacgaattttataattgcgtgcaaaaattcTTTGACCtgcttataaaattttcgagatgtagcgaaatatgcaaaacgTTAAATTAACATTCAAGAGTCAGAACTTTGAGCTGCTATCTTGCCCAAACTATTGAgatcatatttctcagattgtggCTGCCCCCTATATtgtgggagtcagaaatccatataagacgaaaaaaaagtatgtttattcagagaaagtacgtttttgagcCTGAttacgcaatttaaaatatcgtctgtactaattaattagcatgtttgtgATTACCCCTTCGtatcattaagaatgagtccttgGACGTGAAGATCcgttcattagatcaaaagttattctgggaagaccgtttttttttcttcttttctttttcttcttctttttttttgctccacACAAGTACATTTTCGTCTCCTTAAgttctttattgatttttcaataaagaattcatttttggtaatattttttatttccatttttcgtttcttaaaaTAGATGTTCCAAAATCGAGAAAACTGCTTCGGAAAGGATTTTAAATCTTAGCAAAAATTGGTGATGAATTTGGACATGTTCAACAATCAcgagagaaagaaaaaacgaaTAAACCAGGAGTTAGGTTAAGAACTTACCTTCACATCTCCTTCCAAATCGACAGGAACTTGCACACTCTGCCACTCATCTTTTTTATCTATGtgcttcattattaatttagaagAGTGGGTAAAGTGCACTGAAATATCTAGGGAAACGGCACCCCCACCGTTAAAGAAGGTGTCGAAATTAAAACAGGCCTTCTTGCGTCCATAGGCGCCGAAAAAAGGTGTTATTAAACGGATTTTTCGATAGGACGCATCTGCAGCATTGACGAAAATATAGCTACcttgaaagaaaagaatataattagaaatggtaaaaatatcaaaaattaaaaacaaataagaataacACAAATAccatattaataattcataatgatGTGTGAAAAGGCTTAATAGTCTAGGACGTTTTAttatcgtgatttgtatttaaatttacgtgtaaatttatcattcataagagttttctgcTATTAAATTCTAACTGGCAgtgagcattaaaaaatttaagaaaattaatattacaatctTTTGAGTTACCATCTTTTGAGtattatcccttatttggctgtatttgtgtaaaatatcatcgtttgttattttttggggTAGCATGTTGGTGGACATAGCATACTTGCAGCATCTTCCGAATTTTAtttcgttgaaatttaaattgaaaaagtttattaaattgtaaacacTTAAGTATATTAATATTGGATGGTGTGCTTTTCAAGCTTTAGTCTAAAATTCAACCGGAAGTCTTGTAGTAACCCTGAAACCTTTCGATGAATTTTAACTCCTAGAGCCACCTGTGCTTAGCTTTACCCGGTCAACCATCCATATTTGCTTGTTCGTACTTTCtgatgattcttttttttcttcatgtctATACCGCCCATCAGGACTCATTCAATTGACAGGTATACGAAAGCATTAGAAAATAGCTTATGAATGTTTTACACTCTAAACATTGTTATAATCAGGCTTACCGTCCCGGCCTCCTAAtgttccattttcaattttccatTGAGTCTTATAATTGTTGTCGGCATTCTCCATACCACACATATCAGCTTCGAAATCACAAGTGAAATCGGGCACCTCCGGTGGTGGTGGTCTTTTTTCATCtgccaaataataataataaaatatgttaaccgctaaagtaataaaatgctcACATTCTTTACTACAGTTACTTAAGTCAAAGCTATTAGTAAATGTGTAGtcagtaaattataaaaaaactagtgggctgcgccccctgctcgctaacgctcgccaacccccgaaaattgctacgcaatcttatatggtttgcttcgctagCTACTAACTTAgttacattgcaaatgcacaaaattctaagaattcaaacaatcattcaaatccatataaaaacgtttttttttaaaaaaaattacatctttatagtaaaaaaatcattaaaataaatttgaattcaaataaatgacatgtagttcgttaaacctattagaaatgtgctatagtataattcgtgatataaatcaaaaatcgtcaaataaattcgtgaaaaaaaagcgctttcgacaaaattctaaaatagagATCCATCGACAAAGACTTCTGCCTAGATTAATAGTATGAAATTGCCACAgatgatgctctctggttatttcagtttccatttttaaaagcgctatatgttgagccacctcagctagctttggcatgtgacatttttagcggcaatcattggtcgattcgccgtataagagaaatagtaacgtaaacaaaacaaagcaaacgttgcccccggcggaaaagaaatacagccaaaatttgggagccacgtaagagaattatatatattagatactattaagtatttttttataattttaatatgcattaacatttataataaatgtttttgaatttattgaggTCTTATATATAATAAGGTTTAATGaaagagtttattttataaagatgaagaaaaaaatataattcttttttggtTAATTCTTCATTTGGCTAGCCAAATGATGTCTATAATCATGAACctgcattagaaataaaataaagacgtCAATAAAAGCGATAGGCATAGCAACGTTTGcgattttcaaaatgaatgaatggttattattttttttttaaaaaaaaaacttttctaaaaaagattAGTAAGTGAATTATGAAGGATTGGGTAATTAATAtcagcaatattttaattatagcagcggctcccaatttttttcggctatggaaaactaaataaacaacttatttttaacagtatcccgactttaaaaataaagactactatttgaaaatgtttaatgtaaataataaaatttttttcattgttttatcattaatatttttgatatttatttatattgattttgctAGGCTTGAGCAGCATCATCTGTAGTTCTGAATTAGTTTTGGTGTTCGCAAATTAtagtttatcaataaaatattttgttttaatggcaggcactgaactcaTCGTTCTTCGCTATGGAAggtgccggaagtgttgcttaTTTTGCGTTGCCTGGTGAACACCTTGTGACCAGAGTCATGGAGGTGCGGAATATTAATCACGCCACACGGCCACAAATAGTcattcatagggtgggccacattcacatatcacacacaacagaggacaacgcATATAGAAAAACAACCATatcctgagcgggattcgaattCGCAGTCATTGGCTTTGCAATCACGCACGTTAACCGCTCGGCCACTTTACGAGCTAAAATCCAAATGGGAAAGAACTCTTCTAAATCTTGAGAAtggatataaagaaaatttaataagaaaaatttattgaaaagaaatttttgagctAAAAAGTTCGATGGGAAATaccaatgcaatttttttttttataaatatcccctcataatttattcaatgttttgCTACTAAAGTAAGTatagttgtttaaatttttctttttattttactggcaatttacttaaataatttcataaagagaacagaaaaataaaaaaaaagaattaattattaaataatcttataataattgaatataaatctCAGAAATCATAACTAGTTTCAAAGAGTCATAACTTTCGGAACCCTTGCAACCGTTCCACGGAAGCCTGGGGTTCCGTACAACACATTTTGGGAACCACTTATTTAGTTAGTGTTCTTTCTTTGTTTGGTCCAGTATAGAGAAACATCGAAATCAGTGAAAACAGTGtgttttagtttttacaaagcgcatttttggattttaaaataaaatatgaaaagttatGAATTAATTGGTAATTGGCTATCTGCAAGTGACGCAGTGTGGGTAaatcgatcctgattggttgtcgGAACGTGCCATTTGTTTACGTTTTCAATtgctctttccattctattttgaataagccaagcccgtcaagtattaGTTCTCTTCaatgacacattctatattcttacacaaagatttcaattctttcgatataaacaaactaatacatcaaagttgccaggtaatcaaaacaaaaatctagtatggttacaataaaatacataaacaaataataaaaagttaagtaaaataagtagacgagaaagaattatctatcaacaaattcgatgtgctaTACAGCGCTGTATtcaattaacttcacgttaattaacattctaacttatgtggacaAACTTAGCTCAACTCAAGCGCGCCATTTTCTTTATAAACGACCAGCTGGAGCTGATATCATAGGTCACATGAGTGGGTGTCGTGATCTTCTTGAATATGATTTATGCAACAAGTCACTACTTTTTTACCTTCTTTAAATCAgctatttcataataaaacctTGGGCAAAAAAAGGGttagtaatttttgtaaaagaaatttacatacCATTGCATTCATACATTTTGTTGATTCGCCTGACATCACTATCACTCAGTCCAGGTTTGTTATTGATAAGTCCAATGGTGACATTTTCTTCTCTGGGTTTCATAGTCATTGAATTGCGATCCTTTGCGAATGCATATTCACCATATAGCATGATAGACTTATAGTCGAATTTCTCGcctaataaattgttttcccAAGGTTTCAACTTCAAGAAGTTACGTTCTGagcctaaaaataaattctttgttaattttattttatttacaaagaacAAGAAACTACACTCTGAGCTGAAATAAAttcatctttaaatttatttacatatatagcAAACAAACGATTTATTTACATGGAACAAGAAACTATATTCTGAGCCAAAATAAAATCGtctttaaatttacatatatatatagtgaacaaactaacatataaaaataagtattaagcCAAAGTAGCcctaaaaataagtattttgttaaatttattttatttacgaagATCTAGAAACCACATTCTGagctataataaataatttttaattatctgtgtATATAACGAGCAaacgaatgaaaaattaattctgagcctaaaaataaattcttagttaaatttgtttttatctataAAGAACGAAAAACTACACTCTGAGTCAAAATAAATTCgtcgattttaaaatttcattccaatttttgaaatttcattctgagtcagaaaatttaatacttttttttacaagaagTAAGAAACATGTCCCTAACCTGAGAAAACGcaaacttagataaaaattaatgcaagaCTTGCTGagaagtaaatttctttttttagaagtCAAATCTTTTTAGAATTCTGAtacgcatttaaaattttataatatttatcagtAGGTCTTAATTAATGGCTAAACTTGAATAGTGTCTcagtatagtaattttatagGATGTATTGCAATTACACTTgttcaatgaaataataaaataacagtctgaatgcattgaaattttttattccaaaacttTCAACAAAAAGATGTTCTTACCTGTCTTAATGTTCCCCcacaatatttctaaatattcgTCTCTGTCTGACCTGCTGTGCTCATGCCAAAGTCCAATAGCATGTCCGATTTCGTGAACAGCAGACACTTTGTCGTGGCATCCTTCACTCAAAGATATTTCTTGCTCACCTCCTTTGCGACCGACAGATGACCagcagctatttttttttataaaaaataaaataaaaatgatgtctACAAACATTTGAAAACAGATCAAAACTCCAATAATATTTgagatttcaatgaaatatttttttcatt
The nucleotide sequence above comes from Parasteatoda tepidariorum isolate YZ-2023 chromosome 6, CAS_Ptep_4.0, whole genome shotgun sequence. Encoded proteins:
- the LOC107446799 gene encoding astacin-like metalloprotease toxin 1 isoform X2 (The sequence of the model RefSeq protein was modified relative to this genomic sequence to represent the inferred CDS: added 76 bases not found in genome assembly), which produces MAFFWIITLFVLQFNHEVFANNQMENEGLFEGDIAGIDPYALTDRNAVVDVAELWPDGVVYYEINWRLRNVKDILQEAFDEYESKTCLKFKERTPTTNDYILFTIVSGCWSSVGRKGGEQEISLSEGCHDKVSAVHEIGHAIGLWHEHSRSDRDEYLEILWGNIKTGSERNFLKLKPWENNLLGEKFDYKSIMLYGEYAFAKDRNSMTMKPREENVTIGLINNKPGLSDSDVRRINKMYECNDEKRPPPPEVPDFTCDFEADMCGMENADNNYKTQWKIENGTLGGRDGSYIFVNAADASYRKIRLITPFFGAYGRKKACFNFDTFFNGGGAVSLDISVHFTHSSKLIMKHIDKKDEWQSVQVPVDLEGDVKFTLDAKTRKSNGEGIIALDNIRYQWKEC